One Chiloscyllium plagiosum isolate BGI_BamShark_2017 chromosome 12, ASM401019v2, whole genome shotgun sequence DNA window includes the following coding sequences:
- the tent5c gene encoding terminal nucleotidyltransferase 5C isoform X1, which yields MEHIPQNENAAGIKWIKVQRPNMAESKATSVLSWDQVSSLNDVLTEVVLIHGRGNFPTLEVRLKDVVKTVRTRLFESGILVRDVRLNGSAASHVLVKNNGLNYKDLDLIFGVDLPGETEFQLVKDVVLGCLLEFLPEGVNKEKITPLTLKEVYVQKMVKVCTDTDRWSLISLSNNNGKNVELKFVDSLRRQFEFSVDSFQIILDSLLFYYDYSENPMSEHFHPTVIGESVYGDFEEALDHLRNTLIATKTPEEIRGGGLLKYCNLLVREFKPASEEVIKSLERYMCSRFFIDFPDITEQQRKLEVYLQNHFIGEEKSKYDYLMILRNVVNESTVCLMGHERRQTLNLISLLALKVLAEQNIIPNVTNVTCYYQPAPYVSDANFSNYYVAHTATSYQQSYPTWLPCN from the coding sequence tggaTTAAAGTCCAAAGACCCAATATGGCTGAAAGTAAAGCCACTAGTGTGCTGAGCTGGGATCAAGTGAGCAGTTTGAATGATGTCCTCACTGAGGTGGTCCTCATTCACGGCCGTGGAAACTTTCCAACATTAGAGGTCAGACTCAAAGATGTGGTTAAGACTGTAAGGACCAGGCTGTTTGAAAGTGGAATTCTAGTACGGGATGTCCGTCTTAATGGGTCAGCAGCCAGCCATGTCCTAGTAAAGAATAATGGCTTGAATTACAAAGATTTGGACTTAATTTTTGGGGTTGATCTACCAGGGGAAACTGAATTCCAGTTGGTAAAAGATGTGGTGCTGGGTTGTCTGTTGGAGTTCCTTCCAGAAGGAGTTAACAAAGAAAAAATCACCCCCCTTACACTCAAAGAGGTCTATGTGCAAAAAATGGTGAAGGTCTGTACGGATACAGATCGTTGGAGCTTGATCTCCCTCTCCAACAATAATGGAAAAAACGTGGAGTTAAAATTTGTGGACTCTCTCCGCCGACAGTTTGAGTTTAGTGTTGATTCCTTCCAGATCATCTTGGATTCTCTCTTATTTTATTATGATTACTCGGAGAACCCAATGAGTGAGCATTTCCATCCAACAGTAATTGGGGAAAGTGTATATGGGGACTTTGAGGAAGCATTAGATCACCTCAGGAATACACTGATTGCAACCAAAACGCCAGAGGAAATCAGAGGAGGAGGACTGCTTAAATACTGCAACCTTCTGGTAAGAGAATTCAAACCAGCCAGTGAAGAAGTAATTAAATCCTTAGAGCGGTACATGTGCTCTCGTTTCTTtattgatttcccagacatcactGAACAACAGAGAAAGCTAGAAGTCTACCTCCAGAATCACTTCATCGGGGAGGAGAAAAGCAAATATGATTACCTGATGATCTTGAGGAATGTTGTGAATGAGAGCACTGTTTGTTTGATGGGACACGAAAGACGCCAAACTCTCAACTTAATCAGCCTTTTGGCACTCAAGGTGCTGGCAGAGCAAAACATCATCCCTAATGTCACCAATGTCACTTGTTATTACCAGCCTGCTCCATATGTCAGTGATGCAAACTTTAGCAACTACTATGTAGCGCACACTGCCACTTCATACCAACAATCGTATCCTACCTGGCTTCCCTGCAACTAA
- the tent5c gene encoding terminal nucleotidyltransferase 5C isoform X2 codes for MAESKATSVLSWDQVSSLNDVLTEVVLIHGRGNFPTLEVRLKDVVKTVRTRLFESGILVRDVRLNGSAASHVLVKNNGLNYKDLDLIFGVDLPGETEFQLVKDVVLGCLLEFLPEGVNKEKITPLTLKEVYVQKMVKVCTDTDRWSLISLSNNNGKNVELKFVDSLRRQFEFSVDSFQIILDSLLFYYDYSENPMSEHFHPTVIGESVYGDFEEALDHLRNTLIATKTPEEIRGGGLLKYCNLLVREFKPASEEVIKSLERYMCSRFFIDFPDITEQQRKLEVYLQNHFIGEEKSKYDYLMILRNVVNESTVCLMGHERRQTLNLISLLALKVLAEQNIIPNVTNVTCYYQPAPYVSDANFSNYYVAHTATSYQQSYPTWLPCN; via the coding sequence ATGGCTGAAAGTAAAGCCACTAGTGTGCTGAGCTGGGATCAAGTGAGCAGTTTGAATGATGTCCTCACTGAGGTGGTCCTCATTCACGGCCGTGGAAACTTTCCAACATTAGAGGTCAGACTCAAAGATGTGGTTAAGACTGTAAGGACCAGGCTGTTTGAAAGTGGAATTCTAGTACGGGATGTCCGTCTTAATGGGTCAGCAGCCAGCCATGTCCTAGTAAAGAATAATGGCTTGAATTACAAAGATTTGGACTTAATTTTTGGGGTTGATCTACCAGGGGAAACTGAATTCCAGTTGGTAAAAGATGTGGTGCTGGGTTGTCTGTTGGAGTTCCTTCCAGAAGGAGTTAACAAAGAAAAAATCACCCCCCTTACACTCAAAGAGGTCTATGTGCAAAAAATGGTGAAGGTCTGTACGGATACAGATCGTTGGAGCTTGATCTCCCTCTCCAACAATAATGGAAAAAACGTGGAGTTAAAATTTGTGGACTCTCTCCGCCGACAGTTTGAGTTTAGTGTTGATTCCTTCCAGATCATCTTGGATTCTCTCTTATTTTATTATGATTACTCGGAGAACCCAATGAGTGAGCATTTCCATCCAACAGTAATTGGGGAAAGTGTATATGGGGACTTTGAGGAAGCATTAGATCACCTCAGGAATACACTGATTGCAACCAAAACGCCAGAGGAAATCAGAGGAGGAGGACTGCTTAAATACTGCAACCTTCTGGTAAGAGAATTCAAACCAGCCAGTGAAGAAGTAATTAAATCCTTAGAGCGGTACATGTGCTCTCGTTTCTTtattgatttcccagacatcactGAACAACAGAGAAAGCTAGAAGTCTACCTCCAGAATCACTTCATCGGGGAGGAGAAAAGCAAATATGATTACCTGATGATCTTGAGGAATGTTGTGAATGAGAGCACTGTTTGTTTGATGGGACACGAAAGACGCCAAACTCTCAACTTAATCAGCCTTTTGGCACTCAAGGTGCTGGCAGAGCAAAACATCATCCCTAATGTCACCAATGTCACTTGTTATTACCAGCCTGCTCCATATGTCAGTGATGCAAACTTTAGCAACTACTATGTAGCGCACACTGCCACTTCATACCAACAATCGTATCCTACCTGGCTTCCCTGCAACTAA